The genomic window GAACAATTAAAACCATCTATAAAGTTATGATCTAATATAGTGAATAACAAAACAAATCGCTTAAAGGGATTGAATTAGCTTTTGGAGGGAATCGATAACTTGAATAAATCAATTAATCGCTTGTCCATTTTTGTAACTATTCAGCCACATCATAAAGTGAGCTGAATATTTTCTTCTTTCCTTGTCTATGATGTGAATACTGATAGACAAGGAGGTGAATCGCATGTTGACGGTACAACAAGCTGTATTTACAGTTGAGAGCTTAATCGGCAAAGTTCAACAACAAAAACAGCTCATTCATCAACTCGTTCAAGAAAATGAACATTTGCGTCACGAAAACAAACAACTACGCAAAGAAAATGAACAACTGAAGTACCGTGTTCAAGAGCTGGAAGCACGCACGAAAAAAAACAGCTCCAATAGCCATTTGCCCCCATCTTCTGACCGTTTTCACACCCATTCTTCTCGCAAGCCATCTGGCAACAAGCCAGGCGGACAAGAAGGACATCAAGGAACGACGCTCCGTCAAGTGGAACATCCACATCATCGCATCGTCCACCGTGTGCATACGTGTCAAGGATGTGGGGCCTCTTTGCGTGAAGTCAAACCGTTCAAAGTCGATATCCGAACATTCGCCCAGTCTTTTTGTATCACAAGAAGCATCGTTTCCACACTGACGAAACACGAAAAAAACGTGTGGGATTCGTTATGTCTTCTGTTGACAGGCGAAACGCTCGATCGTGTTCTTTCTACCACTTAGGGCATTTTCTATTACGGGGATGCCCTATTTGTGTTGCGCTTCTTTACATACTATATACATCCAAATTGGCATTTTAACCTCTGATTCACACAGCACACCCCATGCGGCGTAACACCTCATCTGGATGTTGTAAGACGTACTGTTCAAAGCGAGTAATGGATTGGGCAATGTCATTTTGATCCTTGTGAAAAACGTTGGCAATCACCTCATCTTTCAACCACTTCCATAACCGTTCAATCGGGTTCAACTGTGGAGAATACGGTGGAAAAAAGATGAAATGAAAAGCAGCACCTTCCTCGCCATCAAGAAAGGCTTGTACCATCTTGGCATGATGAATACGCGCATTGTCCAACACAAGCACGAGGAATCGGTCCGTATATTTCTCTTTCAATCGGCGCAAAAAGTCGAGGAACGTTTCGGCATTGGCGGATGATGCGCGATGAAATACCACATCGCCTTGTTGAACATCGACGGCGCCAAAAATAGAAACGTGGGCGTGGTGACCGTAGCTCGGCACGTGTTTTTGATTTCCTACTTCTGCCCATGTCGTACGTAGCGCTTGATAAGCACGAACATGTGTCTCATCCACATAAAACAGCATGGCATTCTCGGTAATTAGTTTTTTTTTATAAATTCAAGTTCTCTTTGAAAAGCAGCTTGACGCTTAGCGTCTCCTTTGACGAGCTTATACGTCGGGCGTGTCCATGACAAACGCAAACGATGCAACAACTTGCGAATCCCTTCCCGTGACATGGAAACACCATAGGTTTGTTGAATGTAAGATTGTAAAATGCGCGTGTTCCATGACGAAGCGATGCCCCAGCCAGCATCCACAGGTGTAGTAGTTAACACGAGTTGTCTGATTTCTTGTTGTTGTTCTTCCGTAAGAAATGGCACGCGACCAGGTGGTAAGCGACGATCGAGTAGATGATCGAGCCTACCTTGATTAAAACGTGCAACGTAGAGGGCAACCGATTGACGGCATACGTTGACCATTTTTGCGACATCTTTACCGAGGTGACCTTCCATAACAAGACGAACAGCGGTCACCCGAACACGAAGGGAAGCATCTTTGATTTTCCGTTCTTGTTTCCGAAGTGTTCGAGGTGTCCAACCGTGATCATTTGTGATTTTCAAACGTTTCATGCCAATTCCGCTCCTTTTACACATGAGTATTTAGGAGCAGTATAGCCATGAAAAAATGTGTTCATACAGAAGTCATCGTTTTAAAGTGCATGTATATACTATCGGGATGAATAGTTACGAGAACCGCTTAGTTAAACAAGGAAATTGAGTTGATTTGTAGAATAGATATTTTAACAGTAAGCAAATCGTAAGAGTACTGAATTTGAAAAGGATTCAAGTATTTATGATATTCTCCAGCAACATTTTTTAAACGATTTCCCGCTTCTTGATTTTTAGAATCAGAAGTAAAAATATGTAAAAAGAGACTGAAAAAAGTTAGAATAAAGTGAAAAGTAATTTTTGTTTGGGGGTTTTACATGTTTGGTGTGCTAGCGTATTTAAAACCATATACGAAATGGATGATACTAGCATGGGGGCTTATGCTTATTGAATTAGCTACTGAGCTGTGGCATCCATTGCTGATGGCAAAAATCATTGACGACGGAATACTGCAACACGATTTTTCTGTCGTCTGGAAGTGGGGGAGCATCATGATGAGCACTTCCCTTATTGCTTTTATGGCTGGAATCGCCAACTCTTTTGTGGCTGCTTACGTTGGTCAAAATTACGGGTTTGCTTTGAGAAATCGTTTATTCGAAAAAGTTCAATCGTTTTCTTTTTCTAATTTTCATCAATTCCCGACGTCTTCTTTAATTACGCGAATGACAAACGATGTCACGCAAATCCAAAACACCGTGTTTATGAGTTTGCGTATTATGCTGCGGGCGCCGCTGTTAGTGTTGTTCGGTACGGTGATGGCGCTTTATGTTCATTTTAAACTCGCGCTTATTTTAGTTTTCACGGTTCCGATTTTATTATTGTTTCTTATATGGATGATGAATAAAGGGATGGCATTATTTAAAATGGTGCAGCAAAAACTCGACCAAGTCAATGAAGTGATGCGGGAGAATTTAACGGGAATGAAATTCATTAAAGCAATGATGAGAGGGGAACATGAACAGCGGCGTTTTACAAAAGTGAATGAAGATTTGATGAACCGCACCATTCGATCATTGCAAACCATGGAACTCTCAATGCCTGTTCTGTTATTCGTTATGAACATAGCGATTATCCTTATTCTCTGGTTTGGTGATATAAACATTCAAATAGGCAGCGCAAAAGCAGGAGAGGTGGTGGCGATTGTTAACTATGCTACACGTATTACCTCGGCTTTATCGATTTTTACGTTTATTCTCATCGTTTTTTCCCGGGCCAAAGCATCGGCGCGGCGGGTCTCAGAAGTGCTGGCAGTAAACATCGATTTGTCAGATCGTGAAGAAACTAATTATGAAACAACGATCAAAGAAGGCAAAGTCATATTTGAAGATGTTCACTTCCAATACTCAAATTCTCAAGTTCCCGTTTTAAAAAATATTTCGTTTATTGCCCATCCCGGGGAAACGATTGCCATTTTAGGAGCGACCGGGTCGGGAAAATCTTCTTTATTGCAACTAATTCCGCGGTTGTATGATGTGAATAAAGGTCGGGTTTTGATTGATGGCATCGATGTTCGCGACATGAATCAGGAAATGTTGCGAAAACAAATCGGCTTTGTTCCGCAAGAAGTTTTATTGTTTTCCGGAACGGTGAAAGAAAATATCGCTTTTGGGAAAGAAGACGCTTCAATGGAAGAAATGATAGAAGCAGCGAAACATGCGCAAATTCACGAAACGATTATGAAACTGCCAAACGGATATGATACGATTGTTGGACAAAAAGGTGTGAATCTCTCCGGTGGCCAAAAGCAGCGGCTTTCCATCGCAAGAGCGCTTATACGGAAGCCGAAAATTTTGCTGCTAGATGACAGTACAAGTGCACTCGATTTAAAAACAGAGGCGGAATTATTGAAATCTTTGAAATCATATACATGTACAACGTTCATTGTGACCCAAAAGGTAAGTACGGCCATGAAAGCGGATACGATTTTACTTCTCGATGAAGGGGCTTTATTAGCCAAAGGGAATCACGAATGTTTATCGAAAAGCTGTGCTCTATATCAAAAAATTGTGCAATCACAGCTTAATAGCGAGGAGAAATACATATGTTGAGGCCGCAGCATCATTGGAAAAAAACATCGGAACAAAAAGCAAACAAATTGTTTCGAACATTAAAAAGAATAGCAACACTCCTTTCAAAGCAAAAAGGAATGTTAGCTCTTGTGCTTCTCATGGTTGTCTTCAGCTCTTTTTTAAGTCTGTTTGGCCCTTATTTCATTGGAAAAATCATTGATGAACATATCGTCGTAAAAAAGCAAGACGGGCTCATTCAGTCGCTCATGATATTAGGTGGAGTGTATCTTTTTCTCTCTCTGTCTCTTTTTCTGCAAAATTATTGGATGATTGCGATTGCTCAAAAGACGGTTTATTCGTTAAGAAAACAGCTGTTTGAAAAGTTTCATAAACTCCCAATCCGCTTTTTCGAAGAACGGCAACACGGGGAGCTCATGAGCCGAATCACAAACGATATTGAAAATGTGAGCCAAACATTAAATAGTTCCATTATTCAATTGTTCTCAAGCACTCTTACGCTTGTTGGCGCGGTTATTGTAATGGTTTCGCTAAGTCCGCTGCTGACGGTTTTGACGTTAACAATTGTTCCAATGATGTTCTTTGGCATGAAATGGATTACGAACCGTACGCGGATGTTATTTAAAGAACAGCAGCGCAATTTAGGAGAGCTCAACGGCTTCATTGAAGAATCCATTTCTGGTCAAAAAATCATCAAAATGTTTTCACAAGAAAGACAGACGATTTCTGAATTTCAACGAAAAAACGAAAAGCTCAAACAATCCGGTTTTTGGGCGCAGACGTATTCCGGTTTTATTCCAAAGTTGATGAACGTATTAAACAATATCAGCTTTGCCATCATTGCCGGGATAGGAGGAGTGCTCGCGTTAAAAGGCCTCATTTCGATTGGCGTCATCGTTATTTTCGCGGAATATTCACGACAGTTTACCCGGCCTCTTAACGATCTTGCCAACCAATTTAATATGTTGCTGTCGGCGATGGCCGGGGCGGAACGAGTTTTTGAAATTATCGATATGGAAGAGGAAGAAGACGAAAAAGAGGCCGTTCATTTACGAAACATAAAAGGAGAAGTGGAGTTTCATCACGTCTCGTTTTCATATGAAAAAAGTCGGGAGACGATTCAAGATATTCATTTTCGCGTTTCTCCTGGTGAAACGGTGGCATTAGTCGGTCCGACAGGAGCAGGAAAAACAACGATTATTAACCTTCTTTCCCGCTTTTATGACCCGGATAGCGGACAGGTGTTTATTGACGGCTACGATATCAAACATATTAAAAGAGCGAGTCTTAGACAGCATATGGCGTTCGTTTTACAAGATACGTTCCTTTTTCAAGGGACGATTCGAGAAAATATTCGTTACAGCAGGCTAGATGCCAGTGACAAAGACGTGGAAGAAGCAGCCAAATTAGCGAATGCCCATTCGTTTATTATGAAGCTTCCAAACGGGTACGATACTGTTTTAAACGAAGAAGGAAGCGGAATCAGCCAAGGGCAAAAACAGCTTTTGGCGATTGCCAGAGCGATTTTAGCCAACCCGTCCATCTTAATCTTAGACGAAGCGACAAGCAGTATTGATACAGTAACGGAGCTGAAAATACAAGAAGCGTTACAGCGGCTCATGAAAGGGAGAACAAGTTTTGTCATCGCCCATCGCTTAAATACGATTCGAAACGCTGACCAAATTATTGTGCTTCACGAAGGACGCATTGTTGAAAAAGGCACCCATCATTCATTGTTAAAAGCAAAAGGGTTTTATTACGAACTGTATCATGCTGGTACCGATCAATTTAACATTTCAAGGGGAAGATAGAAATTTTTCTGTAAAAAATGAACAAGGAAACCGCTGTTTCCATTCGTTCTCAAACGTGATGTAAAACATTTGTATGTAATAATGTTTTATTTGGCAATGAAGAGGCACATTTTTTGATTGCGATGGATGATGCGGAAACATATATTAAGTATGAAGGTGAAGCAGGAAATGAGGGGGGAATAATGGAATATAAAACGATTATTTACCATTTTATTGAATTGATTAGGAAGGATTGAATGAATCCATTGGCAAGGATATAACGATGGAAACATTAAACATTTTCAATTCAAATATGTTACGAAAATAAAATAGAACAAAACTAAACAACGTCAACTAGAAACAGGAGGAGAGCCTTGTCAACTACCCCCACTTAGCTAACGCTTGAAGTGAGGGCTTGCAACTCCCCAGAAGTGCAAACGGACTTCGTCCTCCTTCCTTGACTTGGGGTTGCATCAGGGGCAGGTTGACGACTACCCAACGACGCAGGTCATGCCTGCATCGTTACCGATTCTCTCGGTGTGTCTGTTG from Anoxybacillus gonensis includes these protein-coding regions:
- a CDS encoding IS630 family transposase; its protein translation is MDETHVRAYQALRTTWAEVGNQKHVPSYGHHAHVSIFGAVDVQQGDVVFHRASSANAETFLDFLRRLKEKYTDRFLVLVLDNARIHHAKMVQAFLDGEEGAAFHFIFFPPYSPQLNPIERLWKWLKDEVIANVFHKDQNDIAQSITRFEQYVLQHPDEVLRRMGCAV
- a CDS encoding winged helix-turn-helix domain-containing protein, which translates into the protein MKRLKITNDHGWTPRTLRKQERKIKDASLRVRVTAVRLVMEGHLGKDVAKMVNVCRQSVALYVARFNQGRLDHLLDRRLPPGRVPFLTEEQQQEIRQLVLTTTPVDAGWGIASSWNTRILQSYIQQTYGVSMSREGIRKLLHRLRLSWTRPTYKLVKGDAKRQAAFQRELEFIKKN
- a CDS encoding ABC transporter ATP-binding protein, producing the protein MFGVLAYLKPYTKWMILAWGLMLIELATELWHPLLMAKIIDDGILQHDFSVVWKWGSIMMSTSLIAFMAGIANSFVAAYVGQNYGFALRNRLFEKVQSFSFSNFHQFPTSSLITRMTNDVTQIQNTVFMSLRIMLRAPLLVLFGTVMALYVHFKLALILVFTVPILLLFLIWMMNKGMALFKMVQQKLDQVNEVMRENLTGMKFIKAMMRGEHEQRRFTKVNEDLMNRTIRSLQTMELSMPVLLFVMNIAIILILWFGDINIQIGSAKAGEVVAIVNYATRITSALSIFTFILIVFSRAKASARRVSEVLAVNIDLSDREETNYETTIKEGKVIFEDVHFQYSNSQVPVLKNISFIAHPGETIAILGATGSGKSSLLQLIPRLYDVNKGRVLIDGIDVRDMNQEMLRKQIGFVPQEVLLFSGTVKENIAFGKEDASMEEMIEAAKHAQIHETIMKLPNGYDTIVGQKGVNLSGGQKQRLSIARALIRKPKILLLDDSTSALDLKTEAELLKSLKSYTCTTFIVTQKVSTAMKADTILLLDEGALLAKGNHECLSKSCALYQKIVQSQLNSEEKYIC
- a CDS encoding ABC transporter ATP-binding protein; this encodes MLRPQHHWKKTSEQKANKLFRTLKRIATLLSKQKGMLALVLLMVVFSSFLSLFGPYFIGKIIDEHIVVKKQDGLIQSLMILGGVYLFLSLSLFLQNYWMIAIAQKTVYSLRKQLFEKFHKLPIRFFEERQHGELMSRITNDIENVSQTLNSSIIQLFSSTLTLVGAVIVMVSLSPLLTVLTLTIVPMMFFGMKWITNRTRMLFKEQQRNLGELNGFIEESISGQKIIKMFSQERQTISEFQRKNEKLKQSGFWAQTYSGFIPKLMNVLNNISFAIIAGIGGVLALKGLISIGVIVIFAEYSRQFTRPLNDLANQFNMLLSAMAGAERVFEIIDMEEEEDEKEAVHLRNIKGEVEFHHVSFSYEKSRETIQDIHFRVSPGETVALVGPTGAGKTTIINLLSRFYDPDSGQVFIDGYDIKHIKRASLRQHMAFVLQDTFLFQGTIRENIRYSRLDASDKDVEEAAKLANAHSFIMKLPNGYDTVLNEEGSGISQGQKQLLAIARAILANPSILILDEATSSIDTVTELKIQEALQRLMKGRTSFVIAHRLNTIRNADQIIVLHEGRIVEKGTHHSLLKAKGFYYELYHAGTDQFNISRGR